In a genomic window of Quercus lobata isolate SW786 chromosome 4, ValleyOak3.0 Primary Assembly, whole genome shotgun sequence:
- the LOC115984573 gene encoding pentatricopeptide repeat-containing protein At1g15510, chloroplastic-like, which produces MEKRDVFSWNVLVGGYAKAGFLDEALDLYYRMLWVGIKPDVYTFPCVLRTCGGVPDLIRGREVHMHVLRFGFESDVDVVNALITMYVKCGDVQSAQLVFALCENMEEMEQKLKDLNIKYKKRTVEDVENWTKIDKLCFNDPSGFMIEICNCENLKLVPAGSLGKIKLPDDRHNPPVELENSDDTK; this is translated from the exons ATGGAGAAAAGGGATGTATTTTCTTGGAATGTGTTGGTGGGTGGGTATGCAAAAGCAGGGTTTTTAGATGAGGCATTGGATTTGTATTATAGGATGTTGTGGGTTGGTATTAAGCCTGATGTGTATACTTTTCCTTGTGTTTTGAGGACTTGTGGTGGTGTACCGGACTTGATTAGGGGAAGGGAGGTTCATATGCATGTGTTAAGATTTGGGTTTGAGTCAGATGTGGATGTGGTGAATGCATTGATTACCATGTATGTGAAATGTGGTGATGTTCAAAGTGCACAGTTAGTGTTTGCTCTT TGTGAAAACATGGAAGAAATGGAGCAAAAATTGAAGGACCTTAACATAAAGTACAAAAAGAGAACAGTGGAGGATGTAGAAAACTGGACAAAGATTGATAAACTTTGCTTTAATGACCCGAGTGGGTTCATGATTGAGATATGTAATTGTGAGAATCTCAAGCTTGTTCCAGCAGGTTCATTAGGCAAAATAAAGCTTCCAGATGATAGACACAATCCACCTGTTGAATTGGAAAATAGTGATGATACAAAATAA